Proteins encoded by one window of Elaeis guineensis isolate ETL-2024a chromosome 12, EG11, whole genome shotgun sequence:
- the LOC105054951 gene encoding caffeic acid 3-O-methyltransferase, with translation MGSIEKQGMPAPSVENQAGDEASCMYALQLASSSILPMTLKAAIELGVLEIIAKAGSVGKLSPAQVAAQLPTENPMAATMLDRMLRLLASYNILTCSVEVDADGKPLRRYGPAPVCKWLTKNEDGVSMAALTLMNQDKVLMESWYYLKDAVLDGGIPFNKAYGMTAFEYHGTDPRFNKVFNEGMKNHSIIITKKLLEFYKGFEDVNVLVDVGGGIGATLHMITSKYPHIKGINFDLPHVISEAPPFPGVEHIGGDMFASVPSGDAILMKWIMHDWSDEHCAKILENCHKALPNNGKVILCECILPVAPEPIPSAQGVFHVDMIMLAHNPGGKERTEKEYQDLAKGAGFTGFKAQYCFSTAWVLEFTK, from the exons ATGGGGTCTATCGAGAAGCAGGGAATGCCGGCGCCGTCGGTGGAGAACCAGGCCGGCGACGAGGCGTCGTGCATGTACGCACTGCAGCTGGCGAGCTCCTCCATTCTGCCCATGACCCTTAAAGCCGCCATCGAGCTCGGCGTCCTCGAGATCATCGCAAAAGCCGGCTCGGTGGGGAAGCTCAGCCCGGCCCAGGTGGCGGCCCAGTTACCCACCGAGAATCCGATGGCCGCCACAATGCTGGACCGCATGCTCCGCCTCCTCGCCTCCTACAACATCCTCACTTGCTCCGTGGAGGTCGACGCCGATGGGAAGCCATTGCGGCGATATGGCCCGGCGCCGGTGTGCAAGTGGCTGACCAAGAACGAGGATGGGGTGTCCATGGCCGCGCTCACCCTCATGAACCAGGATAAGGTCCTCATGGAGAGCTG GTACTACCTGAAGGATGCGGTATTGGATGGAGGAATTCCCTTCAACAAGGCTTATGGCATGACAGCATTTGAGTATCATGGCACCGACCCCAGGTTCAATAAGGTGTTCAATGAGGGCATGAAGAACCACTCTATCATCATCACCAAGAAGCTTTTGGAGTTCTACAAGGGCTTCGAAGATGTTAATGTGCtcgtcgatgtcggtggtggcaTTGGTGCCACCCTCCACATGATCACCTCCAAGTATCCTCACATCAAGGGCATCAACTTTGATCTTCCTCATGTCATCTCTGAAGCACCACCATTCCCAG GTGTGGAGCATATTGGTGGAGATATGTTTGCTAGTGTTCCTAGTGGGGATGCTATTCTCATGAAG TGGATCATGCATGACTGGAGCGACGAGCACTGTGCGAAGATCTTGGAGAACTGCCACAAAGCTCTGCCAAACAACGGGAAGGTGATCCTTTGCGAGTGCATCCTTCCAGTAGCTCCAGAACCGATTCCTTCAGCACAGGGTGTCTTCCATGTGGACATGATCATGTTGGCTCACAACCCTGGTGGGAAAGAGAGGACCGAGAAAGAGTACCAGGACTTGGCCAAGGGAGCAGGCTTCACAGGGTTTAAAGCTCAGTATTGTTTCTCCACTGCTTGGGTTCTCGAATTCACTAAGTAG
- the LOC105054950 gene encoding tricetin 3',4',5'-O-trimethyltransferase encodes MGSIEKQGMPAPSVENQAGDEAACLYALQLVSSSILPMTLKAAIELDVLEIIAKAGPEGKLSPAQVAAQLPTENSMAATMLDRMLRLLASYNILTCSVEVDADGKPLRRYGPAPVCKWLTKNEDGVSMAPLTLMNQDKVLMESWYYLKDAVLDGGIPFNKAYGMTAFEYHGTDPRFNNVFNEGMKNHSIVITKKLLESYKGFEDINVLVDVGGGIGATLHMITSKYPHIKGINFDLPHVISEAPPLPGVEHVGGDMFASIPSGDAILMKWIMHDWSDEHCAKILENCYKALPNNGRVILCECILPVAPEPVPSAQGVFHLDMIMLAHNPGGKERTEKEYQDLAKGAGFTGFKAQYCFSTAWVLEFTK; translated from the exons ATGGGGTCTATCGAGAAGCAGGGGATGCCGGCGCCGTCGGTGGAGAATCAGGCCGGCGACGAGGCGGCGTGCTTGTACGCACTGCAGCTGGTGAGCTCCTCCATCCTGCCCATGACCCTCAAGGCCGCCATCGAGCTCGACGTCCTCGAGATCATTGCAAAAGCCGGCCCAGAGGGCAAGCTCAGCCCGGCCCAGGTGGCTGCCCAACTACCCACCGAGAATTCGATGGCCGCCACCATGCTGGACCGCATGCTCCGCCTCCTCGCCTCCTACAACATCCTCACTTGCTCCGTGGAGGTCGACGCCGATGGGAAGCCATTGCGGCGATATGGCCCGGCGCCGGTGTGCAAGTGGCTGACCAAGAACGAGGATGGGGTGTCCATGGCCCCGCTCACCCTCATGAACCAGGATAAGGTCCTCATGGAGAGCTG GTACTACTTGAAGGATGCGGTATTGGATGGGGGAATTCCCTTCAACAAGGCTTATGGCATGACAGCATTTGAGTATCATGGCACCGATCCTAGGTTCAATAACGTGTTCAATGAAGGCATGAAGAACCACTCTATCGTCATCACTAAGAAGCTTTTAGAGTCGTACAAGGGCTTCGAAGATATTAACGTGCtcgtcgatgtcggtggtggcaTCGGTGCCACCCTCCACATGATCACCTCCAAGTATCCTCACATCAAGGGCATCAACTTTGATCTTCCTCATGTCATCTCTGAAGCACCACCATTGCCAG GTGTAGAGCATGTTGGTGGAGATATGTTTGCTAGTATTCCTAGTGGGGATGCTATTCTCATGAAG TGGATCATGCATGACTGGAGCGACGAGCACTGTGCGAAGATCTTGGAGAACTGCTACAAAGCTCTGCCAAACAACGGGAGGGTGATCCTTTGCGAGTGCATCCTTCCAGTAGCTCCAGAACCAGTTCCTTCAGCACAGGGTGTCTTCCATCTGGACATGATCATGTTGGCTCACAACCCTGGTGGGAAAGAGAGGACCGAAAAAGAGTACCAGGACTTGGCCAAGGGAGCAGGCTTCACAGGGTTTAAAGCTCAGTATTGTTTCTCCACTGCTTGGGTTCTCGAATTCACCAAGTAG